From the genome of Thermococcus chitonophagus, one region includes:
- a CDS encoding ABC transporter ATP-binding protein: MNAIEIKNLTKSYGKFKAVDNLNLMVEKGIVFGFLGPNGAGKTTTILSMLGLIIPDSGEIRIMGYDIFREPIKAKERLGFLPENATIYEELTAWRNLDFFASFYNMSKAEKERRIEELLKLVGLWDARYRKVKTFSKGMKQRLLLAQALINDPELLILDEPTSGLDPEGAHLVKTIIREQRKAGKTIFFSSHILSEVEELADKVGIIVKGKLRTVGTLDEIKKQFMELEGYEIKIETKQALPEIEHPEIIRIEKLADNRAIIFAKSDIREEISEMLSSKGITILSLEIEEPSLEDVFLRTIYRRE, encoded by the coding sequence ATGAATGCCATTGAGATTAAAAACCTAACAAAAAGCTATGGGAAGTTTAAAGCTGTGGACAATCTAAATCTAATGGTCGAAAAGGGGATAGTCTTTGGGTTTTTGGGGCCAAATGGTGCTGGGAAAACCACGACCATATTAAGCATGCTCGGCTTAATAATCCCAGACAGTGGGGAGATAAGGATCATGGGATATGACATATTTAGGGAGCCAATAAAAGCCAAGGAAAGGCTCGGATTCCTACCAGAAAACGCCACAATATACGAAGAGCTGACGGCGTGGAGGAACCTTGACTTCTTTGCAAGCTTCTACAATATGTCGAAGGCAGAAAAAGAGAGGAGAATTGAAGAGTTACTCAAGCTCGTTGGTCTTTGGGACGCAAGGTATAGGAAGGTAAAGACGTTCTCCAAGGGTATGAAGCAGAGACTTTTGTTGGCTCAAGCGTTAATAAATGATCCCGAGCTCCTAATACTTGATGAACCAACAAGTGGGCTTGACCCAGAAGGGGCTCATCTTGTTAAAACCATAATTAGGGAGCAAAGGAAGGCTGGCAAGACAATATTCTTCTCGTCCCACATACTAAGCGAGGTCGAAGAATTAGCAGATAAAGTGGGCATTATAGTAAAAGGAAAGTTGAGAACCGTTGGAACACTTGATGAAATAAAGAAGCAGTTCATGGAACTTGAAGGTTACGAAATAAAGATAGAAACTAAACAGGCACTCCCTGAAATTGAACATCCTGAGATAATAAGAATCGAGAAACTCGCCGACAATAGGGCGATAATATTTGCAAAGAGCGATATAAGGGAGGAGATAAGTGAAATGCTGTCTTCCAAGGGGATCACGATACTTAGCTTAGAAATTGAAGAGCCCAGCTTAGAGGATGTGTTCCTTAGGACGATTTATAGGAGGGAATAA
- a CDS encoding COG1470 family protein — protein MKKIFLSIILVSLLLVNFPVLSSSDKWVVVYTGYLKPGDILSVGDYTITVKQSIDGSPYIFIKKGTEWGTFFKADFGASLEYENIKVTPGSYDSEKGLFIVVNYKVAGEEHKAEPGLYFKGFEILNVTNNTVKIKYSREILTLPVNSSARIGSYLLEFTGSTIVLYELPKIVVSTSGAELVVSFPYREITVSPGETVQLPVLVTNNGSEKTTVKAAILSAPADWDVGLYYQGVEIGSMDLEAKSTLSLELRLSIPQNASGVHYIKFSLNDKTLTLKVTVKGLSEVEEVKVYTPILVQEVEAGESARFPLVISTPYDVNISLSIQPPVDWKAYSTYQNMRVSEVSLRKGESAAFDVVVEVPRNADLGTHEVKVRVTVESSQEIITKDLVFVINVYKTYKGQKATLKLMVVDDSGMPVPKATVKIGNETYGTDINGILEVELNPGEYKVVVTKDGFEKAEENVKLEDGEVKELKIMIRKEAYYFVVDTESDVYPITLGSASSPFAITIENLGRNDDEYKLSILGLPSNWNAMFTQSPESALQITKIKVEAGKSETVYLKVYPSLNAKPGKYNITLVVRSSSGLVKKVPIKIDLTGIYQMDVNLMNYRLTITAGEERETTISIYNFGTAPITNIRISASAPKGWEVYVEPQSIPILDPKKSTSAVIKIKVPKGTPAGDYRVRITIKSDQQEWSDSIRVVVRQKSTFAYIGLLLLILAFLSVILMIRRVGRR, from the coding sequence ATGAAAAAAATCTTCCTTTCTATTATCCTTGTTTCCCTTTTGCTGGTGAACTTCCCGGTCTTATCAAGCTCCGACAAGTGGGTCGTTGTTTATACGGGCTATTTAAAGCCGGGAGATATCTTAAGCGTTGGAGATTACACAATTACGGTGAAGCAGAGTATCGACGGCTCTCCTTATATCTTTATTAAGAAGGGTACCGAGTGGGGAACGTTCTTTAAAGCGGATTTTGGTGCAAGTTTGGAATATGAAAACATAAAGGTTACCCCAGGTAGCTATGATAGCGAAAAAGGTTTATTCATTGTAGTTAACTATAAAGTCGCTGGTGAGGAACATAAAGCAGAGCCTGGGTTATATTTTAAGGGTTTTGAAATATTGAATGTAACGAATAACACAGTCAAGATAAAGTACAGTAGGGAGATCCTAACCTTGCCTGTAAACTCTTCAGCTAGAATCGGCTCGTACCTTTTAGAGTTCACTGGAAGCACCATAGTTCTATACGAATTGCCCAAAATTGTGGTAAGTACCAGTGGGGCTGAGCTAGTAGTCTCATTCCCCTATAGGGAAATCACAGTTTCTCCTGGGGAGACAGTCCAGTTACCAGTCCTCGTAACTAATAATGGATCTGAAAAAACCACGGTAAAAGCAGCCATCTTAAGCGCTCCCGCTGATTGGGACGTTGGCCTCTACTATCAGGGAGTTGAAATAGGCTCAATGGATCTTGAGGCCAAATCAACCCTTTCCTTAGAATTGCGGCTCTCGATACCGCAGAATGCCTCAGGAGTACACTACATTAAGTTTTCACTAAATGACAAAACACTCACACTTAAAGTTACAGTAAAAGGGCTGAGTGAGGTAGAAGAAGTGAAAGTGTATACCCCAATACTCGTCCAAGAGGTTGAAGCTGGGGAGTCTGCGAGGTTTCCATTGGTCATATCAACACCTTATGATGTCAATATTTCCCTGTCTATTCAGCCTCCGGTTGACTGGAAAGCTTACTCAACGTATCAGAATATGAGAGTATCCGAGGTTTCCCTTAGGAAGGGGGAGAGTGCTGCTTTTGATGTAGTTGTAGAAGTCCCAAGAAATGCAGATTTGGGAACTCATGAGGTGAAAGTTAGAGTAACGGTTGAGAGTTCTCAGGAAATCATTACAAAAGATTTAGTGTTTGTTATTAACGTGTACAAGACCTACAAGGGACAAAAAGCGACTCTCAAATTGATGGTAGTGGACGACAGCGGGATGCCCGTTCCAAAGGCCACCGTTAAGATAGGAAATGAAACATACGGGACGGACATCAATGGGATATTAGAAGTTGAGCTGAATCCTGGGGAGTACAAGGTAGTAGTCACCAAGGATGGCTTTGAAAAAGCTGAAGAGAACGTCAAGCTGGAGGATGGTGAGGTTAAGGAGTTAAAAATAATGATAAGAAAGGAGGCCTATTACTTTGTTGTCGATACGGAGTCAGATGTGTATCCAATAACACTTGGAAGTGCTTCATCTCCCTTTGCGATTACGATAGAGAATTTGGGTAGAAACGATGACGAGTATAAGCTAAGCATATTAGGTCTCCCGAGTAATTGGAATGCAATGTTCACACAGTCGCCCGAAAGTGCACTTCAAATAACTAAAATAAAAGTTGAGGCTGGAAAATCGGAAACTGTTTACCTTAAAGTATATCCCTCTCTAAACGCCAAGCCTGGGAAGTATAACATCACGTTAGTAGTTCGCAGTTCTAGCGGTTTAGTCAAAAAAGTGCCAATAAAAATAGACTTAACGGGGATTTACCAGATGGATGTTAATCTAATGAACTACAGGTTAACCATAACCGCAGGTGAAGAAAGGGAGACTACCATAAGCATATACAACTTTGGAACGGCACCAATAACCAATATTAGGATATCAGCTTCTGCACCAAAGGGATGGGAGGTCTACGTTGAGCCTCAATCAATCCCGATACTTGATCCAAAGAAGTCTACAAGCGCCGTGATAAAAATAAAGGTGCCTAAGGGAACTCCTGCTGGGGACTATAGGGTAAGGATAACCATTAAGTCTGATCAACAAGAATGGAGTGACTCGATTAGAGTAGTAGTTAGGCAAAAATCGACTTTCGCTTACATTGGCCTCCTACTATTGATCCTTGCCTTCCTTAGTGTAATACTGATGATAAGGAGGGTAGGGAGAAGATGA
- a CDS encoding ABC transporter permease: MGVLNIAIKEFEVGIRTRRFYATIAVFFVLALVFIKVTSMAGNFSLNLEDLYNTPFQALFFSSLSSAFNYAVALLAVLLGATSINQEIRDGTIKVLYSKPIYRDTIIWGKLVGGILTIAVTVGLFYIFMIGIALIFGKPVTEYDILRLLVIYPFTILYGAAFYSLGLLLSVLIKTPLNSIVAGILAFLFVAIIIPMILAPLIAFVIAGTPQFSSSEFQTINSSNGSSVEITYNPFEDREFMQWMEKYMNAYRKVMYVSLTYHFDEISGIIFGRKTTEDILGAIGQLASMEERGYKLVEDRSIGEALSLVVGNIVALIISLFVFLIPAYLKFAKIDLR, translated from the coding sequence ATGGGAGTACTAAATATCGCAATAAAAGAGTTTGAGGTGGGGATTAGAACGAGAAGGTTTTATGCGACAATCGCTGTGTTCTTTGTGTTGGCTCTAGTCTTCATAAAAGTAACAAGTATGGCGGGTAATTTTTCCCTCAATCTAGAAGACCTATACAACACCCCCTTCCAGGCACTCTTCTTCTCATCCCTTTCATCGGCATTTAATTATGCCGTTGCACTCCTTGCGGTCCTATTGGGGGCTACCTCAATAAACCAAGAGATTAGGGATGGAACGATAAAGGTTTTGTACTCAAAACCAATATACAGGGATACAATTATTTGGGGCAAATTGGTAGGAGGAATTTTAACGATAGCAGTGACTGTTGGTCTGTTCTATATCTTCATGATCGGAATAGCTCTCATATTCGGAAAGCCAGTAACAGAATACGACATCTTAAGGTTACTTGTTATATATCCTTTCACTATCCTTTACGGCGCGGCTTTCTACTCACTTGGACTGCTATTATCGGTATTGATTAAAACCCCACTCAACAGCATAGTTGCTGGCATCTTGGCTTTCCTCTTTGTGGCAATAATAATTCCAATGATCTTAGCTCCCCTTATAGCTTTTGTCATTGCAGGGACCCCGCAATTTTCATCCTCAGAGTTTCAAACAATAAATTCGTCGAATGGATCTTCAGTCGAGATTACTTATAACCCCTTTGAGGATAGGGAGTTTATGCAGTGGATGGAGAAATATATGAACGCTTATAGGAAAGTCATGTATGTTTCCCTGACTTATCACTTTGATGAAATCTCGGGAATAATATTCGGAAGAAAGACAACAGAGGATATCCTCGGTGCGATAGGTCAGTTGGCAAGTATGGAGGAAAGAGGCTACAAGCTCGTGGAGGATAGATCAATAGGAGAAGCGCTAAGCTTAGTCGTTGGGAATATCGTTGCCCTTATTATCTCCCTTTTTGTGTTCCTTATCCCAGCTTATCTAAAATTTGCCAAGATTGATTTGAGGTGA